The Lacipirellula parvula genome window below encodes:
- a CDS encoding ABC transporter ATP-binding protein, giving the protein MPSPVVHINNLHKSFGKKHTAKQVLREVNLTVQPGTVLGLLGQNGSGKSTLLKCSLGLLRATDGSATIMGDDSWNLSAETKSRLGYVPQEAVSYPWMRVRQVIAYTAAFYPAWNQPLVDELCRRWRLPLEDRVGPLSVGQIQSLAIVLALGHEPDLLILDEPVASLDPSARREFLRTILEIVDDPRRTVLFSTHITSDLERVANRVAILRDGQIAFHGELDDLKDRFKRLRITAAHDLPRSFAVPSALHCEIDGPVATVSVRDFDDRLADDLRKQWSADVTVHDLNLEEIFVEMHAPRAPSQNPQFAATY; this is encoded by the coding sequence ATGCCCTCCCCCGTGGTTCATATCAACAACCTCCACAAATCGTTTGGCAAAAAACACACCGCCAAACAAGTTCTCCGTGAGGTCAATCTCACGGTTCAACCCGGCACCGTCCTTGGCCTGCTTGGGCAGAACGGCAGCGGCAAGAGCACGCTCCTGAAGTGCTCGCTGGGCTTGCTTCGCGCCACAGACGGCAGCGCGACGATCATGGGCGACGACTCCTGGAACCTCTCCGCCGAGACCAAGTCACGACTCGGCTACGTGCCACAGGAAGCGGTGAGCTACCCTTGGATGCGAGTTCGGCAGGTCATCGCGTACACCGCCGCGTTCTACCCCGCCTGGAACCAACCGCTCGTTGACGAACTCTGCCGTCGGTGGCGGTTGCCGTTGGAAGATCGCGTCGGCCCGCTTTCGGTCGGCCAAATCCAATCACTTGCCATCGTCCTGGCACTTGGCCACGAACCCGACCTCCTCATTCTTGACGAACCAGTCGCCAGCCTCGACCCCTCCGCCCGGCGCGAGTTTCTCCGTACGATCCTGGAGATTGTCGACGACCCGCGGCGCACGGTCCTCTTCAGCACCCACATCACCAGCGACCTTGAGCGCGTCGCCAATCGCGTCGCGATCCTCCGCGATGGTCAGATTGCCTTTCACGGCGAACTCGACGACCTGAAGGACCGATTCAAACGACTTCGCATCACCGCCGCGCACGACCTGCCGCGCAGCTTCGCCGTCCCGAGCGCCTTGCACTGCGAGATCGACGGCCCCGTCGCCACGGTCAGCGTCAGGGACTTCGACGACCGCTTGGCCGACGATCTCCGCAAGCAATGGAGCGCCGACGTTACGGTTCACGACCTGAACCTCGAAGAAATCTTCGTCGAAATGCACGCACCGCGAGCTCCCTCACAGAACCCTCAATTCGCCGCGACTTACTAG
- a CDS encoding GntR family transcriptional regulator: protein MAVRPELFELHPSSGVPIYRQLIDQVHALIAGSRLVAGDMLPSVREVARAAQVNPMTVSKAYSRLELEGVVERVRGQGMRILEPGTLGPFSERQQEFCNLAAPAIHRAIQLGLTEQQIRETLDQLLEDQAILHEEQLPTDI from the coding sequence ATGGCCGTTCGCCCCGAGCTCTTCGAACTTCACCCCTCGTCCGGGGTACCCATCTATCGGCAACTTATCGATCAAGTTCACGCCCTAATTGCCGGAAGTCGGCTTGTGGCAGGCGACATGCTTCCCAGCGTTCGCGAAGTTGCCCGGGCCGCCCAGGTCAACCCGATGACCGTCAGCAAGGCTTATTCCCGGCTGGAGCTTGAGGGGGTCGTTGAACGGGTCCGCGGCCAGGGGATGCGAATCCTCGAACCGGGGACACTCGGCCCATTTAGCGAGCGGCAGCAAGAGTTTTGCAACCTCGCCGCCCCGGCGATTCACCGGGCGATTCAGCTCGGACTCACCGAGCAGCAGATCCGCGAGACGCTAGACCAACTCCTCGAAGACCAAGCGATCCTGCACGAAGAGCAACTCCCCACTGACATCTGA
- the rpsJ gene encoding 30S ribosomal protein S10: MAAREVIRIRMEAYDHSVLDQSAAEIVDTAKRTNSEVHGPIPLPTRVERYTVLSGPHVDKKARQQFEIRTHKRLIDIVQATAKTIEALNKLSLPAGVDIKIKATAG; the protein is encoded by the coding sequence GTGGCAGCGCGGGAAGTCATTCGGATTCGGATGGAAGCCTACGATCACTCGGTCTTGGATCAGAGTGCGGCAGAAATCGTTGATACGGCGAAGCGGACCAATTCCGAGGTTCACGGGCCGATTCCGTTGCCGACCCGGGTGGAGCGTTACACCGTTCTCTCCGGTCCGCACGTCGACAAGAAGGCTCGCCAGCAGTTCGAGATTCGGACTCACAAGCGGCTGATCGACATCGTCCAGGCGACTGCCAAGACGATCGAGGCGCTGAATAAGCTCAGCTTGCCGGCCGGCGTGGATATCAAGATCAAGGCGACGGCGGGCTGA